The Natronosporangium hydrolyticum nucleotide sequence TGTAACGAGGAGGTTACAGGGGTATTTCCGGAAAATGTTGACACCTTGATCGAGGCGCCCCTACATTGGCGGGCATCGACGCCTCAACACTGTCGATCCAGGTCATCAGTCCGACCTGGACCATCGGTCGCCGACCGCACGGCGATCGGTTGCCACGGCCTTCACGAGGAGGAAGCATGTCTAAGGACAGAGCCCCCGCCCACGGGATCAGCCGCAGAAACTTCATCGGCGGTGCCGGCGCATTGGCGCTGGTCACATCCGGGCTGATGCTGCCCGGGACCGCCAACGCGCAAGAAGTCATCACCGAGAACCAAGAGGGTACCCATGACGGCTTCTACTATTCATTCTGGACCGATGGTGGCGGGTCGGTCGCCATGACCATGGGTCCAGGTGGCAATTACAGCATGTCCTGGACCGACACCGGCAATTTTGTCTGCGGTAAAGGTTGGAGTAACGGCGGCCGGCGGAGTGTGAACTACTCCGGCAGCTTCAATCCGCTCGGCAACGGTTACCTGTGTCTCTACGGTTGGACCTCGAACCCGCTGGTCGAGTACTACATCGTCGACAATTTCGGCACCTACCGCCCCGAAGGCGAGTTCCGGGGTACGGTCTACAGCGACGGTGGCGAGTACGACATGTACCACACCATGCGCTACGACGCGCCGTCGGTGGAGGGAACCCAGACCTTCCCGCAGTATTGGAGCGTCCGGCAGGCGACCCGGACCGGTGGCACGATCACCACCGGCAACCACTTCGACGCCTGGGCGGCCGCCGGTATGAACCTCGGATCCTTCAGCTACTACATGATCATGGCTACCGAGGGGTATCAGAGCAGCGGCAACTCCAACATCACGGTGAGCGGCTGATCGCCACATCCCACGGGGGAAGGGTGGTGCGGCGGCGGTCTCCGGCGCCACCGCACCACCCTGCCGCGGGCCCTGACCCGAGGCCAGCTTGGGCGGTGACCGCTCGCGGCGGGGTGTGACCGGCCGCGAGACGGGGAACGGCGACGGCATGACGACCTACGGATACTCGCTGCTGTCTGAACAGGCGCCACCGGACCAGTTGGTCGCCGATGCCGCGCGTGCCGAGGAGGCAGGGTTCGACTTCGCCACCGTCTCCGACCACTATTACCCATGGCTCACCGCGCAGGGCCATTCGCCGTACGCGTGGTCGGTGCTGGGCGCGGTCGCCCAGGCCACCCAACAACTGCGGCTGATGTCGTTCGTAACGTGTCCGATCCGGCGGTATCACCCGGCGGTGGTGGCGCAGAAGGCGGCGACGATGGGGGTGCTCTCCGGCGGTAGGTTCACCCTCGGACTTGGGGCCGGTGAGAACCTCAACGAACGGGTGGTGGGGGCCTGGCCGGCAGTGGCCCACCGGCACCAGATGTTCGAAGAATCCCTTGAGATCATCCGGTCGCTGCTGGACGGCGACTCGATCAGCTTCAACGGCGACTACTACGACGTGGGTGGCGCCGAATTGTTCGACCTGCCGGAGGCCACCGTTCCGGTCGCGGTGGCCGTCTCCGGCCCGCACTCCTGTGCGCTGGCGGGCGAGTACGGCGAAGCCATGGTGGCCACCCACCCCGACCCGGACTTGGTCCGGATGTTCACCGAAGCCGGCGGCGAGGGTGGTCGGCGATACTGTCAGGTGCCGGTCTCCTACGGCCCGGACGAGCAAGAATGCCGTCGGGTGGCCCGGGACCAGTTCCGGTGGGCGGCGCTGGGCTGGAAGGCGCTCTCCGAGTTGCCGGACCCGCCGGCCTTCGAGACCGCCACGCAGTATGTGCGGGAGGAGGATGTGGCCGCCATCATCCCGTGCGGACCGGACCTGGACCAGCATGTGGCGGCGGTCGCGAAGTTCCGCGACGCCGGATTCACCGACATCGCCCTGGTGCAGGTCGGGGGCGACCGGCAACGGGAGTTCCTGCCGTGGGCCGCCGAGACCCTGCTGCCGGCGCTACGTAACCTCGATGACTAGCGGGCCACAGCTCTAGTCGAGGGTTGCACAGGCGTTCGGTTCGGTGGCCTCGGACGCCAACCGCTCACCAGTCGGGTGGTAGCCATACCGACCGTCCCACTCGCCTCGCCTCGGCGAGAATTCGCGAGCCGTGACTCTCCCAAAGACCCCGCAGCCGTGAGGTTATGACCACTAGGTCGACTGATTCGTCGGGCAACGGGGTTCGGATCCCGACTGCCCGTTGCCGCGCGTTCCGTTGGGAAGCGTCGCGATCAACGTACTCCGGGTCGAAATCAAATAAAGAGTGCGGTTGCGGCGACTCTGGCCGCCAGTCACCGCAGCCGAAGACAGCAGCGCTGCCCCCTGTCGACAGCGTCTGCAGGGCCGTGCGTATTTCGTCCGCAACCGTCAGGTTACGAGCCGTCCGCGTCCACTCCTGGAGCGCCTCGTACTCGTCGTCCAATGACCACGAATAGTAGTCGAGATCCCAGGCCCAATAAAGTTCCAGGATTGGATCGCGGTGTTTGAGTAGGAACTTGATAATATTGCGGCTATTGCTTGCTTGGTTGGCTTTCCGGTCACGCTCGTGCGGAAACTCGATGCCCCATGCATCGCGACTCACGGTGAACCGGGTTCCTTGCTTGTGTAGCCGATATCCGAGCTCTAGGTCCTCCATTCCCCAGTCGCAGAAGTCCTCATCGAAGCCTCCCGCGGACCAGAAGTCAGCAGATTGAATCGAGAAGTTCAGCGACCACAGGAGTAACCACGGCACCGCATAACGGTTGACGTCGAATCCGACGGGCCCAAACAGAAAATGCCGAGAATCGTGGAATGACCAATTCTCGAGAAACCGACTGCGAACCTCTTGCGGGGTCAGCTTGGTCATGCTTTGCGCGAGACCGGTCAGTTTCGTATCAGACTGTGACCCATACGTGTATCCGATGATCGTGTGCCGGTGCTCGGCTGCTCTAGCATGACCACCGACCAGACCAGGAGCGGCTTGGACACCGGTATCCAAAAACACCAGAATCGGCGCGTCCGCCAACCTGGCACCGGCATTTCGCGCCGCTGCAGCACGGAAGCCCAGGTCATCCTGAAAGGTGTATTTGAGGCGCAAGCGATGGTCAAAAGAACGGACCACATCGGAGGTGCCGTCACTCGATCCGTCATCAGCAACGATGACCTCGAAGTCCTCGGTAGGGAGAGTCTGGTCCGACAGGCTCGTGAGCGTCAGCCGAAGCATATCTTCGCGGTTGTAGGTCGGGACCACAACAGACACCTTGGGCTCTTTCATCAAACCGACCTCCAGCCTGAATGCGCGGGTTCGACTCAGGCCTTGGCCACCGCCTCACCCTCCTCACGCAGCGTGTGTGGGTTAGCGCGGAGTCTACCTCGGACTCACCTCGGAGGCAGCCCGGAGTGCGGCCACAGGGGGCGGTCGGCCGATCTGGTCGCGGTCACCAGCCGCGGGCGCGCCACTCCGGGATCGCAGCGCGTTCGAAGCCGAGGGTGCTGTCGTTGCCGTGGCCAGGGTAGAACCACGTATCGTCCGGCAACCGGCCGAAGATCTTGGCTTCGAGGTCGTCCATGAGGGTTTCGAAGTCGGTGGAGTTTGTTGTCCGACCAGGACCCCCGGGGAAGAGGGAGTCGCCGGTGAACAGGTGCGCTACCCCGGCCGGATCCTGATAGAGCAGGGCGATCGAGCCGGGGGTGTGGCCCACCAGGTGGATAACCTCCAGCGAGCACTCGCCCACGCGTACGGTGTCGCCGGCGGAGACCGTTCGAGTCACCGCCGGGAGCGGGTCGGCGTCGGCTGGATGGGCGACCGAGTCGGCGCCGGTGGCTTGCAGTACCTCGGAGAGGGCCAGCCAGTGATCCTGGTGGCGGTGAGTGGTCACGACCGTGTCGAGGCCGCCGTCGCCGACCAGGCTCAACAGCTGGTCGGCGTCGTTGGCCGCGTCGACTAGTAGTTGCTGGCCGGTTTGTCGGCAGCGCAGCAGGTAGGCGTTGTTGTCCATCGGGCCGACCGAGAGCTTGCTGATGGTCAGGTCGGGCAGCTCGCGCACGGCCGCCGGACCGCCGGGGGTTACCGCTCCGCTGTAGTCCATGCGGCCGACCCTAGCCGCCCCACCCCGGCCGGAGCGAGCAGCCGATAGGCGTAGCAGCGACCAGCCAGGAGGGTCGGTGGGGTTGAATTTGTGGCGGTACCGTTCTCCGACGACGATGGGTGGATGGACTACGAGGTGCGGCGGGTGACACCCGCCGACTGGCTGGCGTTTCGAGAGCTGCGGCTGGAGGCGTTGCAGGACTCACCCCTCGCCTTCACCGAGCAGTACGCCGAGGCGAGGATGCGCTCGGATGCGCAGTGGCGGCAGCGGGTCACGTCGGCGGCGAGTGGCGGCGAGGGGTGCCTGCTGGTGGCTGAGCGGGACGGTCGGCTGGTGGCGACCGTCGGCGGATTCGTGGAGCAGGAGATCACCGAGCAGATTTCGGTGATGGTGGTCGGGGTGTATGCGAGCCCTGGGCACCGGGGCTCCGGGGTCGCCGAACCGCTCTTGACGGGCGTGGTCGACTGGGCGACCGCCGAAGCGGGCGCGGAGCGGATTCGGCTGTTCGTGTTGGCGGAGAACGAACGGGCGCAAGCCTTCTATCGACGGTGCGGGTTCGTCGCCACCGGTGGCACCATGCGTTACCCGCCCGACCCGCGCTATCTGGAGTTGGAGATGGCGTACCGCGCGAGCGGCTCGCCGTCAGCGCCATCCCCACTGCTGCCGCCAGCGACCGGATGACCCTGGCTTCTATCGAAAGACATCGTAACCTAGCAGAGTTCGGCCTCGGCCTTATCCTGGTGCGATGACGGAGATTAAGGACAGCGAAGCCCCGATGTACGACGCGTTCGCCGCGGGCTTTCTGGAGCATGCCCGGGATGGTGCCTGTAACGCCCATTACGATCGGCCGGCGGTGCTTGCGGCGCTCGGTCCGGTGGCCGGCCTGACGGTGTTGGATTTGGGCTGCGGTCCCGGTCTCTACGCCGCGGAGCTACTGGCGCGCGGTGCCGCCCGGGTGGTGGGGGTGGACGTCAGCCCCGAGATGGTTCGGCTGGCTCGGGCGGAGGTGGCTACCGACGCCGCGACCTTCCACTGCCAGGACCTGCAGTCGCCGCTGTCCTGGGCGGCTGACGGCGAGTTCGACGCGGCGGTGATGCCGCTAGTGATCCACCATCTCGACGACCGGGTGGCGGCGCTGCGGGAGGCGGCCCGGGCGCTGCGGCCCGGCGGCCGGTTGGTGGTCTCCACGGCTCACCCGGTCCACGACTGGCTCCGGCAGGGTGGCAGCTACTTCGCGGTGCGCCGGATCGAGGAGGAGTGGAACAGCAGCTGGCAGGTCGCGTACTGGCAGCAGCCGCTCTCGGCGACCTGCGCCGAGTTCGCCGCCGCCGGGTTCCTGATCGAAGGGATCCAGGAGCCGGCGCCGGCGGCGGCGCTGCGGGGGCGCTACCCGGAGCTCGCCGAGGAGCTGGCCAACCGGCCCGTCTTCGTGGTCTTCGCGTTACGCAAGGCCTGACCCGAGGTCCGCCGCCGCGTGGCCGCGGGGGAGGATCACCATGGCCCCGCCCACTACAAAGAGGAGCGACCACCATGGCTGGCGAGAAGGTGACCCTGACCCACGGCGACCACCCGGGCGTTCGCATCCTGGCCCTCACCGACCCGGACCGGCGTAACGCCATCGGCCCGCAGCTGCGCGACGAGCTAGCCGCCGCGGTCGCCGCGGTCGCCGCCGACGGTGAGGCGCGAGCGCTGGTGGTCACCGGGGCCGGTCGGGCCTTCTGCGCCGGGGCCGACCTGCCCGCCGTCTTCGGCCAGCCGGATCGGCCGGTCGCCGAGATCCGGCGCGACCTCCAGGCGATCTACCGGTCCTTTCTGGTGGTGGCCGAATTGACGATCCCGACCATCGCCGCGGTGCAAGGGCCCGCGGTCGGTGCCGGGCTGAACCTGGCGATGTGCTGCGATCTGCGGATCGCCGGGCCGCAGGCGACCTTCGCGGCGACGTTCACGCGGTTGGGGCTGCACCCCGGCGGTGGCTGCACCCACTTCCTAGTCCGGGCGCTGGGCCCACAGCGGGCGCTGGCGATGCTGCTCGACGGCGGCACGTTGACCGCGGAGGAGGCGGTGCAGCGGGGGCTGGCTTTGTCGGTGGCGGCGGACCCGGTGGCGACGGCGACCGCGGCGGCGGCCCAGTATGCGGCGCTCGACCCGGAGCTGGTTCGAGACATCAAGCGCTCGGTGCAGCTGGCCGAGACGGCGGGGCTCGGCCCGACGCTGGAGTTCGAGTCGTGGGCGCAGGCCAGCACCGCCACCGGCGACCAGATCCGCGCCGCGGTCGCCAAACTCACCACCCCTCCCGGTCGATCATGAGCGTGTTGACAGACACGCTCGGTGTGTCTGTCAACACGCTCATGATCGGCGGCGGTAGGCCGATATTCGGTTTCTTCTGAGCGGTCTCCAGGCTTACTGTCTATCCAGACGCGCGTCACCGGAGCTCGGAAAGGGGGTGGTCACGATGCCGGAACGATGGCTCCACACCACCCTCCACCTTTCTTGATCGAGGTTTCCCATGACGTACGATCTGACGTCCCTGGGCTGGGACGCGACCTTTACTGACGAGTACGCCGCGCGGGTGTCGGCCGACTCGGACCACTACCCGGGGCGGGTGCTCCGAGCCGACCGCGGCGTCTGCACTGTCCTGACCGCGTCCGGCATCGTCCGTGCCAGCGTGGCCGGGGCGGTACTGTCGGCCGCTGGCGGCGACCCGACCGTCCTACCTGGCGCCGGCGACTGGGTGGTGGTGCGGGAGTGGCCCGACGAGCGGATCACCGCCGAGGCGGTCCTGCCGCGCCGGACCTCGCTGATCCGGCGGACGGCCGGCAAGGACGCGAGCGGTCAGCTGCTCGCCGCGAACCTGGACACCGTCGCGGTGGTGGAGGCGATCGACCCCTCGCCCGACCTGGCCCGGGTGGAGCGGCTGCTGGCGCTGGCGTGGGAGTCGGGCGCTGAGCCGGTGGTGGTGTTGACCAAGGCCGACCTGGCGGCCGATGCTCCGACCGTCGCCGACCAGGTGGCCGACGCTACCGCCGGGGTGCCGGTCCTGCCGGTGAGCGCGGAGCGCGGCGACGGGTTGCCCGCGCTGCGCCCGTACCTCGGAGTGGGGCGCACATTAGGGCTGGTGGGACCCTCTGGCTGCGGCAAGTCGTCGTTGGTGAACGCGCTAGCGGGGGCGGCGGTGATGGGTACCCAATCGGTGCGCCGGGTGGACGGCAAAGGCCGGCACACCACCACGTACCGGGAGTTGGTGCCGCTGCCCGGCGGCGGCGCGGTGCTGGACACCCCTGGCGTACGGGCGGTCGGGCTGCTCGACGGTTCCGGCGGCCTAGACCGCGCGTTCGCGGAGGTGGTGGCCTTGACCGAGCAGTGCCGCTTCGGCGACTGCGGCCATGCCAGCGAGCCGGGCTGCGCGGTTCGGGCGGCGCTGGCGTCGGGGGAGTTGTCGCCGCGGCGGTGGGAGAGTTGGCTGCGGCTGCACCGGGAGGTGGCCTACGAGTCGGGCCGCCGCCGGGCCCGCAGCCGGGTCCGCTCATCCGGCCGCCGCTGATTCGGCCGCACTGATTCGGCCGCACCGAGCATTGGGTGCCCCTGATCACAGAAAACTGTGTGACAGGGGCGCCCTCCTCGGACCGAGTTGTCAGGGTGCGGGGCTAGAGTGTGCGCCGTGGCCGACCGACTCATTGTGCGCGGGGCGCGGGAACACAACCTGCGCGATGTCGACCTTGACCTGCCGAGGAACGCGTTGATCGTGTTCACCGGGCTCTCCGGGTCGGGTAAGTCCAGCCTTGCGTTCGACACGATCTTCGCGGAGGGGCAGCGACGGTATGTCGAGTCCCTCTCCTCTTATGCGCGACAGTTCCTCGGTCAGATGGACAAGCCCGACGTCGACTTCATCGAGGGTCTCTCGCCAGCGGTCTCGATCGACCAGAAGTCCACCTCCCGCAACCCGCGCTCGACGGTCGGCACGATCACCGAGGTCTACGACTACCTCCGGCTGCTCTACGCCCGGATCGGTGAGCCGCACTGCCCCAACTGCGGCCGGCCGATCAGCCGGCAGACGCCGCAGCAGATCGTCGACCGGGTGCTGGCGATGACCGAAGGCACCCGGTTCCAGGTGCTGGCGCCGGTGGTGCGGGGCCGCAAGGGCGAATATGCCGACCTCTTCGCCGAACTCCAGTCGAAGGGCTACGCCCGGGTCCGGGTCGACGGGGTGGTGCATCAGCTGACCGAGCCACCGAAGCTCAAGAAGCAAGAGAAGCACACCATCGAGGTGGTGGTGGACCGGCTCACGGTGAAGGCGAGCGCCAAGCGCCGGTTGACCGACTCGATCGAGACCGCGCTGCGCCTGGCGGGCGGTCTGGTGGTGCTCGACTTCGTCGATCTTGACGAGGACGACGAGCAGCGGGAGCGGACCTTCTCGGAGCACCTGGCGTGCGGTTACTGCGACCTGAGCTTCGAGGCGCTGGAGCCGCGTTCCTTCTCGTTCAACGCGCCGTATGGCGCCTGCCCGGAGTGCACCGGTCTGGGCACCAAGAAAGAGGTCGATCCGGAGCTGGTGGTGCCGGACCCGGAGCGCACACTGCGCGAGGGTGCGCTGCAACCATGGGCTGGCGGTCACACCCTCGACTACTTCCTCCGGCTACTGGAGGCGCTCGGTAAGCAGGAGGGGTTCGACCTCGACACCCCGTGGCGGGCGATCAGCTCCCGGGCGCAGAAGACCATCCTGCATGGCGCCCAGGATCAGATCCACGTCCGCTACCGAAACCGCTACGGCCGGACCCGCTCGTATTACACCGGGTTCGAAGGGGTGGTGCAGTGGCTGGAACGCCGGCACGCCGACACCGACTCGGAGTGGTCGCGCGACCGGTATGAGGGCTACATGCGGGAGGTCCCGTGCAAGGTGTGCGCGGGGGCCCGGCTCAAGCCCGAGGTGCTGGCGGTCACCGTGCACGGCCGTAACATCGCCGAGATGTGCGCGCTCTCGGTCGGGGAGTGCGCCGAGTTGGTCGCCGGCATGACGCTGACCGACCGGGAGCGGCTGATCGCCGAGCGGGTGCTGAAGGAGATCAACGCCCGGCTGCGGTTCCTGGTCGATGTCGGGCTGGATTACCTGTCGCTGGACCGGGCGGCCGCCACCCTCTCCGGCGGTGAGGCACAGCGGATCCGGCTCGCCACCCAGATCGGCTCCGGTCTGGTCGGCGTGCTGTATGTGCTGGACGAGCCGTCGATCGGGCTGCATCAGCGAGACAACCACCGGCTGATCGAGACCCTGGTGCGGCTACGTAACCTCGGCAACACGCTGATCGTGGTGGAGCATGACGAGGACACCATCCGCACCGCCGACTGGATCGTCGACATCGGGCCCGGCGCCGGTGAGCACGGCGGTCGGATCGTGCACAGCGGCCCGTACGATCGGCTGCTGACGGCGGAGGAGTCGGTAACCGGCGCCTATCTGGCCGGTCAGAAGTCGATCCCGGTGCCGACGCAGCGCCGGCCGGTGACGGCGGGTCGGGAGCTGGTGGTGCACGGTGCCCGCGCCAACAACCTGCGCAACCTGACCGTCAGCTTCCCCCTCGGGCAGTTGATCGCGATCACCGGGGTGAGCGGTTCCGGCAAGTCGACGCTGGTCAACGACATCCTGTACGCGGTGTTGGCGAACCGGATCAACGGCGCCCGGCTGGTGCCGGGGCGGCATACCCGGGTCAGCGGCATCGACCAGGTCGACAAGGTGGTCGGGGTGGACCAGTCGCCGATCGGGCGGACGCCGCGATCCAACCCCGCCACCTACACCGGCGTCTTCGACCACATCCGGAAGCTGTTCGCCGGCACCACCGAGGCGAAGGTCCGTGGGTATGGTCCGGGCAGGTTCTCGTTCAACGTCAAGGGCGGGCGGTGCGAGAATTGCGCCGGCGACGGGACGATCAAGATCGAGATGAACTTCTTGCCCGACGTCTACGTCCCCTGCGAGGTGTGTCAGGGCGCGCGGTATAACCGCGAGACCCTGGAGGTCCACTACAAAGGCCGCACCATCGCCGAGGTGCTGGACATGCCGATCGAGGAGGCCGAGCAGTTCTTCTCCGCGATCCCGGCGATCCATCGACACCTGAAGACGCTGGTCGATGTCGGGCTGGGCTATGTCCGGCTCGGGCAGAGCGCGCCAACGCTGTCGGGGGGCGAGGCGCAGCGGGTGAAGCTCGCCTCCGAGCTGCAGCGCCGCTCCACCGGCCGGACCGTCTATGTGCTCGACGAGCCCACCACCGGGCTGCACTTCGACGACATCCGCAAGCTGCTGCGGGTGCTGGAGGGGCTGGTCGAGAAGGGCAACACGGTGATCGTCATCGAGCATAACCTCGATGTGATCAAGACGGCTGACTGGTTGATCGACCTGGGTCCGGACGGCGGCAGCAAGGGTGGCCGGGTGGTGGCGGTCGGCACCCCGGAGGAGGTGGCCGAGACGGCGGTGAGCTTCACCGGCCAGTTCCTGCGTCCGGTGCTCGGGCTGCCCGAGGCGGCGGTGATGGCGTCGACCGAGGCGGCGGCCCGGGCGGCGCAGGCTAACGGCGCGGACGCTGCGGGTGCGACTGGTCGGGCCGGCTCCGCTGCGAAGGCCGCACCGGCCAAGCGGGCTGGGCAGGCCACGAAAGTCACGAAGGCTACGAAGGCTACGAAGGTTGGCAAGTCTGCTAAGGCCGCTGCGAAGCCTGTGAACGGCAGCGACTCGGACCAGTCGGCTAAACCAGCTAAGGCACCCAAAGCGGCCAAATCGGCCAGATCCTCGAGGGCTGCGGCGTCCGGTCGTCAATGACCGGCCCGGGTTGAGTCAAGATCGGTCGAGGTTGAACCAGCCTGCCGCCGGACCCGTATGTCCTGGCATGGCTAACCTAGCCAAAGCTCACAAACAGTACAGAGAGGTCTGCCCATGAGTGACGAACGGTTGGCGAGCGAAGCATCGGGTACGAGCAGCCGGCGTGCGGTGCTGGCGGGAGCCGGCGCATTGGGCGCCACCGCGGTGCTCGCCGCCTGCGGCACTGAGCCCGACGACGACCGCGATCCGTTCGAGCCAGCGCCGCCAGCGGACGACCCGGGCGCACCCGAGGGCAGCAACGGGGACACCGAGGAGGACACCGGCGGCAGCGGCGGCGAAGTGCTCGCGAGCGCCGAAGAGGTCGAGGTCGGCGGTGGGCTGATCGTCGCGGACCAGAACGTGGTGGTCACCCAGCCGAGCGAGGGCGAGTTCCGCTGCTTCAGCGCTGTCTGCACCCATCAGGGGTGCCTGGTCAGCGACGTTGAGGACGGCACGATCAACTGCAACTGCCACTTCAGCCGCTTCTCGATCGAGGACGGCTCGGTGGTCGAGGCGGCCGAGGGTGGTGACCCGGCGGGTCAGGACCCGCTACCCGAGGTCGAGATCGAGGTCGACGGGTCGGAGATCCGGCTCGTCTGACCCCGCCCTAACCGCCGATCATGAGCTGGTTGCCCCGACACGCTGGCGTGTCGGGGCAACCAGCTCATGATCGGTCCGTCTCAGAGTGCGGTGGGAGCGGTCCCACCGAGCGGGCAGAGGCTAGCGTAAGCGTCGCCGTCGATGCCAGGATCTGCCTATGCAGACGGGTACGAATATCGACCAGCGTCGCCGGCGCGGACTCCAGCTGGCGGCGCTGCTGGTCGTGGTGGCGGCCGTCGTGGTCGCGGTCGGGCTACGCCTGGTGGGGCCAGCGGAGGACCAACCGGCCGCGCCGGTCGCGGGCGGCGACGACCGACCCCTGCCTGAGCAGCTCGCGGACGAGGTGGTGACCCTGTTGGAGGGGGCCAGCCTCGCCGAGCATGCCGCTCATGGCCACCACTTCGACGAAGATGCACACGGCATCGTGTGCGCCGCCGACACCCTCGGCTTCGAACCCACCACCGCCAGCACGGTCGACGAGGTGGAGACCATCTACGCCCACCACATGTGCGCCGAGTACGGCCCGGGCCTGTACTGGCCCGATGCGTTGCGCGCTTCCGGGCCGTTGGTGGTGGAGCTGGACACCGCACCGGCCTCGATCATGCTGCCGGAGCAGGCGTTGGTGGGGGAGGAAGGGGTCACCCACGCCGACCGGGTGCGTTCGATCCTCCCGGAGGAGTACCACGAGCAGGTGATCGCCGCCGACGGGTTCGACCCGGACGTCGCCGAGGTCCTCCGCGACCGCTTCGAGTCAATCAGCTGAGCGACGATTCAACCGCTTGAGCACATGGCCGGCGTGATCTTGGGCGGCATCCACACAGTCGGAGTTGTGGATCCAGCTATGGTCGCGGTCATCGGCGTCCACTTCGGCTTGCGGGCGCTGCTACCCTAATTGGTCGGGTAGCGAGCTGCCGATGATCACGATTGCTGAGGGGGGAACTTGCCACCGGAGCACCTTGAAGCCGACGTCGACGTCGTTCACTCGGCCGCCAAAGAGACTGACGCGATGTCGGGGAGCTGGCAGCAGTGGGGAACCCACGTCCAGCTCTGCTTCGCCGACACGTCGAGAGCGGTGCGCAATAGCCGCCTTGGTGTGGCGGTCACCAATTACACCGCCGAGGTCAATCCGATTGCCCAGCGGATGGCTGGCCGGGTAGCCACCCTTGGCGGTGCTACGGCCGACGCCGCGATCACGGTCAACAGTGCGGACCAGGATGCCGAGGCGGTGCTGGTCGCTCAACATGGGGCCGCCGCCGGGCAGAGCACTGTGCTCAATCGCCCGGTGAACTTCTAGGACTTGTGATGGTGAATACACCGACCGGCGCCGGTGGGGGCGGCACCGACGTCGCGATCGAGCCGTTCGATCGACACCCCTCCCTGCCCGGTGAGTTGGAGGCGATCGCCCTGCGGCTCGAAGGCTTGGCGGGCCGGACAGTAGACCTACGGATCGTTACTGACCGGCGGTTTCATCCGGCTGAGGTGAGCTGGGACGGGCTGGCGGCGGAGGAGTTGGCGGCGGCCCCGGCGGGAGTGCGCCAGGACGCCCTGGTGGCTGGTGATGCCACAGTCTGGCTGGCCGGGGTGGTCTGGTATTGGCGGCGCCAGGTGGAGGATTTCAACACCCAGGTGCGGCTGATTGATGATGAACGAACCGAGGCACAGGGCAATCGATTCGGGGTTCCGCTTGGTGAGGAGTTCGATCACGAGTTCGCCCTGGCCCGGACCGAACACGACCGGCGGGCGCGAGAACGGTGGTGGGACGCGCACCACATGTTCATCGATGAAGGTTCGCGGACCGCGGCGGCGATGCTGCGGGAAGGCCCGAGCGCGGCACATCTCGACCTGCTCACGGAGTCGGGCGTGTGGGGTTCACCCGCTGGAGCGGTCGAGGTGTTCTTGCCGCTGTGGCACGACCGGGCGATGAAGGAACTTGCTGGCGAGGTCGGCGAACTCACTCAACGGATCAATGATCCAGATCAGGAGGTCAGCCAGGCGGAGTTGGAGCGGTTGGAAGAGTTACTCTCCGCCCACGCCGAGGACGAGGCCTTCGCCTACTACCTAGCCACCGAGTTGGGACCCGCTGCGGCCCTGGAGCTCAACGGGAACCTCGCATTCCTGACCGTCGATCCCCCGGAGGCGGGCGACGGCGAACTCGCCGATC carries:
- a CDS encoding Rieske (2Fe-2S) protein, yielding MSDERLASEASGTSSRRAVLAGAGALGATAVLAACGTEPDDDRDPFEPAPPADDPGAPEGSNGDTEEDTGGSGGEVLASAEEVEVGGGLIVADQNVVVTQPSEGEFRCFSAVCTHQGCLVSDVEDGTINCNCHFSRFSIEDGSVVEAAEGGDPAGQDPLPEVEIEVDGSEIRLV
- the rsgA gene encoding ribosome small subunit-dependent GTPase A, with protein sequence MTYDLTSLGWDATFTDEYAARVSADSDHYPGRVLRADRGVCTVLTASGIVRASVAGAVLSAAGGDPTVLPGAGDWVVVREWPDERITAEAVLPRRTSLIRRTAGKDASGQLLAANLDTVAVVEAIDPSPDLARVERLLALAWESGAEPVVVLTKADLAADAPTVADQVADATAGVPVLPVSAERGDGLPALRPYLGVGRTLGLVGPSGCGKSSLVNALAGAAVMGTQSVRRVDGKGRHTTTYRELVPLPGGGAVLDTPGVRAVGLLDGSGGLDRAFAEVVALTEQCRFGDCGHASEPGCAVRAALASGELSPRRWESWLRLHREVAYESGRRRARSRVRSSGRR